taataaaaaagcgaaaacaggtgtatagaaatttttacaaagtaattaaaaataaataacttaaatatcacatttacataagtattcagaccctttactccgtactttgttgaggcacctttggcagcgattacaacctcacgtcttcttgggtatgactctACAAGCTTGGCACTCCTGTACTTGgggaatttctcccattcttctctgcagatcctctcaagctttgtcaggttggatggggagcgtcgattcacagctattttcaggtccctccagagatatacgatcgggttcaagtccaggctctggctgggccactcaaggacattcacagacttgtcacgatgccactactgcattgtcttggctgtgtgcttagggtcgttgtcctgttggaaggtgaatctctgcctcagtctaaggtcctgaacgctctggagcaggttttcatcaaagatctctctgtactttgctccgttcttctttccctcgatcctgactagtcttccagttcctgccgctgaaaaacatccccacagcatgatgctgtaccaccatgcttcaccgtaggtatggtattggccaggtgatgagcggtgcctggtttcctaccgacgtgacacttggcattcaggccaaatagttcaatcttggtttcatcagaccagagactcttgtttaggtgcctttggcAAAGGCCAAGCgggttgtcatgtgccttttactgaggagtggcttccatctggccactctaccttaAAGGCTAGATTGGTGggggctgcagatatagttgcccttctggaagtttctcccatctccatagaggaactctggagctctgtcagagtgaccatcggattcttgctcacctccctgaccaaggccattctcccccgattgctcagtttggtcgggtggccagctctatgaagagtcctggtggtctcAAAGTTCTTGCATTTAAgaatgctcttcgggacctgcaatgcacaGAAActattttatacccttccccagatctctgTCTcgccacaatcctgtctcggaggtatacggataattcctttgtcttcgtggctttgtttttgctctgacacgcactgtcatagaaacatagaaaataggtgcaggaataggccattcggcccttcgagcctgcaccaccattcaatatgatcatggctgatcattcaactcagtgtcctgtacctgccttctctccataccccctgatccctttagccacaagggccacatctaactccctcttaaatatagccaatgaactggcctcaactgccttctgtggcagagaattccagagattcaccactctctgtgcgaaaatagtttttctcatctcggtcctaaaagattccccccttatccttaaactgtgaccccttgttctggacttctccgacatcgggaacaatcttcctgcatctagcctgtccaaccccttaagaatgttgtacgtttctataagatcccccttaaatcttctaaattctagcgagtacaagccgagtctattcagtctttcttcatatgaaagtcctgacatcccaagaatcagtctggtgaaccttctctgtactccctctatggcaagaatgtatttcctcagatttggagaccaaaactgtacgcaatactccaggtgtggtctcaccaagaccctgtacaactgcagtagaaccttcctgctcctatactcaaatccttttgctatgaatgctaacataccattcgctttcttcactgcctgctgcacctgcatgcctactttcaatgacgggtgcaccatgacacccaggtctcgttgcatctccccttttcctaatcggccaccatgtcGACTGCggaaccttatatagacaggtgtttgcctttccaaatcatttacattcaatttaatttaccactggtggactccaatcaagttgtagaaacatctcacggATAATCAATAaaaacaggatgcaccgaagctcaattttgagtgccatagcaaagggtctgactaCTTATGTAAATCTGATATTTCAGTTaattcttttaaattattttgaaaaaatgtctaaacacctgttttccctttgaggtattgtgtgtagattgatgagaaaaaattaatttcatcaattttagaataaggctgtaatgtaacaaaatgtggaaacagtGAAGGGAGTCTGAATaccttctgaatgcactgtatgccgACTGCCATCTACATCAAAAGTTGTCCCTTGGCTTATCTTAAATCGCTCTGCGCTCACCTTAATTCTGCGTCCTCCAGTTTTATACAGCCCAGCCCTGGGAAAAGGCAGCGAGCGACCATCTTTCCCATACCTTTCATGATTTAATATACCTGTACCACAAAATGCTACATGTGCCTCACGGCAGAGTTGCTGGCCTCTATTTATAACTCGCATCCCTCTGACAACCTGATGCATCTTCTCTGCAACTTTTCCACCTTGGCGACAGCCGTCCAATAGATTTCAGGTCAGAATCGCACACAATATTCCGTGTGGTTCACAAACGATTTGtgcggttgatcagaccacgtggAATATTTGTTCATAATGTGCCGTCCCTTCAACTAACCAAGGGAATTCATTCCCACTGTTCTGTCTGTGGACTATATATCATTGCGAGCCACCGCAGTGGGGGAATTATTCTGAGGTATCTACTTCATTGAAGCAGAAAACTCCTTTACCCTGCTCATCATCGCTGGTGACTTCAACCAATCCAACTTCAAGAATTTACTTCCCATCTAAGATTAGCGGAATGTTAATGCTCCCCCTCCATCTCACTCAAAGATTACAGATGCACCTCTTCATCTTAAAATGTCACTGAACGCCTCTACGATAGCTCGTCCGTTCTGAGATTTCACTGAGAATACCTCTGGCATGTGGATGCGTCGATTCCGCGCCTACAGCCAAACTCCCTCCctccaattgaggaaattcagagcatctccgaggatcctccagtgcttctactcagtggctgtggaaagcatcttgtccggaaatatcacaatctggtttgggaattgctctgcccaggacaagaaggctctgcagagtagtgcgttggccgaacgcactatgggaacttcactcgcccccctgcaggaactatacatcaggaggtgcaactccacagccaataagatcatgggagaccccttccacccctgcaacagactgttccagctgctacggccaGGCAACTATCTCACCAACGACTAACtttacttagaaaataggtgcaggagtaggccattagagcctgcaccgccattcaatatgatcatggctgatcatccaactcagtatcctgtacctgccttctctccataccccctgatccctttagccacatctaactccctcataaatatacccaatgaactgacctcaactacctgtccaacccttaagaatgttgtacgtttgtataagatccccccattttgtaccattctactgtttttttaagTATTGCTGGGttttccccctttttccttccacccacaatatttaatatgtaaaagaatatttgattctgttccattttgtagtttgtttgttttttgcacaaagtccgcgagcattgccacttttcttttcactgcacatctcctatATGTATGTGACgagtaaacttgacttgactcctgtGGATATTGAATCGGAAGGCCCTGCATTATGTCAAATTCAGGCACGATGGGCCAAATTACATGTTTCGTTTCGCTGGCGGAGGGTTGCGGTGCGTTTAAAACAAGAGCCGTTCCCTCGGAGATCAATTTGAGACACACTTCTTTATTATAATTATTGCTTTAATCATCGAACGccgcggagaggggggggaggagggtcgtGAGCCGTTCCTCTCCGACTCCGAGAAGGCAGACAGgcgcccctcccactctcccgccCCTCCACCGCAACCCtccggggaagggggagagaggggtgagctgCCATCGTGGAGCGAGGCAAAATGTGCCCTCACTCGCTCGATTCCAAAAACTTCCAGTTCCTTCCCTCCGGGGAGAGGATGATAACGGGACAGGGAGATGGCGGCAACTCTCCGCAGTGCCTCCCCACCCTCGCCCGCGGATCACAAAGCGCGCCGCTAATCATATCAAATCAAATAATCCCCAGCGTAAAATACTCCCAATATCGTACTTTGCTCCCATTGTTAAGCACCAAAATGATTTCAGTTAATAAATTACACATAACACAAAGACAAAGGTTGGGAGGTGCGGGCGATTTCTGACCCGAGGTCCCGTCTGCGGAGACAGGTAAATGGGAGGGACCTCGAGCGAGAAACTGAGGTTTAGTGCTAGTGCATCCCAACCCGAATATTCGTGGTTcggggagggagatgagggggttAGTGGTGTGCAGGGGACAGgggtctcacccccaccccctgctCCAAACCAAGCCGGGGGCGCTGTGCAAAATGCGCACTGACGTACCATAGGATTTTCCCTCTCCCCAGGGAATGTCCGTGTGTTTCCCGCTTTGTGGACAGGAGAGATgagagatgagaagaaatataGAGGAGAGCGCGGAAAAGGGAGAGcgggtgaagaaggatctcaatgggggagggatggcgagAAAATGATCCGGGGGAAGGGTCGGGATGTCGGTAGGTGCCAGGGAAGAGCAGGAGAGGTGGCGAGGTTATAGAGGATTGCCAGGGCGGCTCTCAGGGTCCGCTGGCTGGAGGCGAGGGGGGAAAGCCGGTGACGAGCCGGGCCAGGCCGGGGTGGATCTGCCCCTGCACGGTCCCGTACTCCACCCTCTCCCCGTCCACGGTGACGATGCCCGGCCGGCCGCCCAGGGGCTCGATTCGGAAGGCGGTGGCGGGGACGTAGGTCAAGTGCGGGCAGCGCAGGTCGAAATGCGCACCCTTCTCCATGGCCAGGAAGAGGCGGAGCAGGGAGGCGCGGGAGATGCCCGCCATCACGTAGCAGAGGTGGATGGCGCCCTGGGCAAACTGTGCAGACGGGACGGTCATCAGTTCGGCCCCCAGGTGGCTCTGGTAGATAGCCAGCACCAGCACAAAGTCGCCCTCCACCGTCACCCAGTCCTGGGGCAGCGGCGCGCCCGGCGGGGGCAGGAGATCATCCCGGGGCAACGGGAGGGCAGAGGGGGGCCGCTGGATGCGGACGCCGCCTCCTGGTCCCTGGGGTCCGGAAATGTCCCCGTCACTCAGCCGGCCAACACTCCCAGAAGCTGGGATacccatttcagaggtgattagACCAGGGTCCTGACTGACACGGTTGTTCACTTCAGGGCTGTGTGAACCAGGTGCCTTACGGGCCAGGTTATTAGTGCTCCCTTGAACGTGACCCTCCCTCGCCGAGTTTCGTTCGACCATTAGACGAGGCTGCTCTTGAGCGGGGAATTCTTCAGAGTTTACAGGACCAGGGTCATTTTGCGCACAGATATCAGCGTTCCCTAGATCGTGACTCACACGCACCGAGGGCCCTCCACAACCCAGGCGAGGGTCTTTAGAGGCGGAGATGTTGGAGTTTTCTGAACTGAGACCCTCGGGTGTTGAGCCCCCGTTAGAGCTCACCACAGCAGGGTCCTTGCGCGTATGGTTCTCCCGTTCAGAGTTAAGCAGCACGGCTCTTGCCTCCCCTCCCTCCGCACCCACCtcatcatcctcctcctcctcctcctcggcgAAGGAAGCCCCCTCGAATGAGAAGCCCTCGTAAGCCGAgaaggggggcggggagtggtCGTGGCCCCTGCCCCAGGGCCCCGAGTCGGAGAGGGTCCGTCCAAGCGGCGGGCGAGAGGGCGGGGGTCCGGGGGAGAGGGTGCCGCTGCGGCGGAGGCGTGGGACGGCCGGGAGGTAGGAGAGGCGTCCGGGGTAGCGGCGAAGTGTGGCCAGGCGACCGAGGGTCCCCAGGGTGAAGCGGGCGGGCCCGGCCCGGCGAAGACGCTCGCTCTCCACGTCCACGTCCGCCACGAAGCCCCAGGCCACGGACAGGAAGGAGAAGAGGCGGCGGCCCGTCGCCGTGGTGACCGACACCAGGTCTAGCGGCGTGGCCAGACCCCGGCCCGACCCTCGGCACAGCAGGAGCACGCAGTTCACCAGGAGCTCCACCCCAGTGGACATGCGGAACCTGGCAGAGTTGGGGAAGGAGGTGGACAATGAGTTAGTGCTGAGATCCTTCCCTCACCCTCCCGCCTACTCCAATCACTCACTGCCTCTACTCCCtctccactgccccccccccccaggccccacactctccccctccgCCAGACGTCTCACTCTCACCTCAATTCACCAGAGGCTTCACTCCCTCGTGCAACACAGGCCCCTCACTCCTCCCTTCCTACACCAGAGGCCACTCACTCCTCTCCACCATCCACATCACTTCCTCCCCCCCTCAAAGATCCcattctccttcccctccctgacCATTGGCTCCTGCCCCCCCTGGCTCCCTCACTGATCCAGAATTTGCTAACACTCACCCTGCATTGTGATTAACAGCAGCAGCCAGGGCATTCCCTGATCCAGCCGGGATGATTCCCAGCGGCATCTTCATCGCTGCTTTCCAGTCTGCTCGGGACATCAACCCGTTGATCACCTGCCAAACGCAAGGAGACAGCGTGACGGGAGCGTGGAGAGAGAGCTTCACTCGATGACCCGTCtggggagtgtgtgatgggacgGTGCTGAAGGAGCTTGACATTATTTCTGGCCCGAGGATGTGTGAAGGAACAATGCAGTGAGATCTTCGCTCTATGTTTCACCTCTGGAGTGCTTGATGGAATGGTACAGAGAGAGGGCGCTTCACCCTATTTCTGGCCTAGGGAGTATGGCAGGACAATGCAGAGGGCATTTCGTTCCTTGTCTGACCCAGGCCGTGTGATGGGACGTAGCATTGTTTCTGACCCCGGGAATATGTGGAGGAACAGTGCGGAGAGAGCTCTGCTCCATGTTTGACCCCAGAGCTTGTGAAGGGACGGGGAGATGTGAGCCTTACCTCATGCAGCAGTCCGTCACCAGATACAACCACAATGCCATCCCACTCAGACAGTTTGATCTCTTGAACCAGTTGCCAGGCGTGATTCTGATGATCTgttgagagagtgtgagagtggtTAGTCCATCTGACTCCATGCCCACTCTCCAAGACTCACGACTGACTGCCTGCTCACTTTTATGCCTCTCTACAGAATTTGCCTTTACAGCGAACACCCCACAACACTCCAGCGACTTCGGATACATTATCACACCCGCTTCCTCTTCCTAGGGCAGGGAATTCCCAAGCTCCCATACCCCCTGTCACAACTCGTGTCtctttccttccccctctccacttCCCTTCCCCTACTTTCAGAACCTCACAAATTTAAATGATCTTGTGTCTGAGGTGACAAAAGGAAGATGGATGAGAGGAGAGTAAATATCACCCACAATTTGTTCTGCACCAACCTATGGCTAAGAAAGCACACTAATGTTTCTACGTCATCAAATGACCAAGGATGTTCAGCGTATCTCCAACAATCTCCAACATATctctgcgtacagttttggtctcctaatctgtggaaagacattcttgccatagaaggagtacagagaaggttcatcagacagattcctgggatgtcaggactttcatatgaagaaagactggatagactcggcttgtactcgctagaatttagaagattgaggggggatcttatagaaacttacaaaattcttaaggtgttggacaggctagatgcaggaagattgttcccgatgttggggaagtccagaacaaggggtcacagtttaaggataaaggggaaatcttttaggactgagatgagaaaaatattttttacacagagagtggtgaatctctggaattctctgccacagaatgtagttgaggccagttcaatggctatatttaagagggagttagatgtggcccttgtggctaaagggatcagggggtatggagagaaggcaggtacaggatagtgagttggatgatcagccatgatcatattgaatggcggtgcaggcttgaagggccgaatggcctactcctgcacctattttctatgtttctatgtttctaaatcttccCAATTACTGCAGATGTACCGCAGAAAGCATCTGATCaggatgcatcatagcttggtttggcaactgctctgcctaaAAGCACAAGAAATCgcaaagagttgtggacgcagcccagtccatcacacatctGCACTTCTCGCTGCCTTATAAAGCAGACAACATACTCAAGGGCCACATGCACCCCCTTTTCATTATGAAATTGATACAAAGGCTTAAAGCACTTATCACCAGATCcaggatacacacaaaaagctggagtaactcagcaggtcagcagcatctctggagagaaggaatgggtgatgtttcgtgtcgagacccttctccagactgaaagtcataggacatgaaaacgagagatatagacgatgatgtggagagataaagaatatgaatgaaacatatgcaaaaaaagtaacgatgataaaggtaaCAGGCCTTTGTAGGCTGTTACTTcctaagatcactcaggaaagtcaacttgccacaacagctgctagtgtcatgctaccgttgctccatagagagtgtcctgacacatggaatcctggtgtggtacgGCAACAGTTCTGTGGCTGACAGGAAGACTCTGCAGTCATcaatacagcccagaagatcaccaacacaaACCTGCCTGTCCTGGAAGAGATCTATTGCTCTCGTTGCCTGCGGAAAGCATCACGCAGACTAAAGGGCTCATCTCATCCCGCACATCATTTGTTTGCCATGTtgccctcaggaaagcgttacaggtccatcaaatcacacaccacaagataaCAAAGTTGCTAcgccaaggccatcaccactatgatctctgcaccaaagattatagaggagctcctctattatCTTTGCTCTGAACTGAGCACACAGTGCCCATAGTCAATATCTTGTACCGACACAACACTGTAATGTGAAATAGTGCACATTCTGActtaggggggggagagagggggggagagggggggagagggggggagagggggagagagggagagagagggagagagagggagagagagagagagagggggagagagggagagagggggagggagagggggagagagagagagagagggagagagagagagagagaggggggagagagggagagagagagagagagagagagagagaaagaaaaaatgaatgaatgaatgaatgaatgatgaatgaatgaatgaatgaatgaatgaatgaatgaatgaatgatgaatgaatgaatgaatgaatgaatgaatgaatgaatgaatgaatgaatgaatgaatgaatatatgCCGGGGTCACttaaagtgagagaaatcaatattcataccactgggctgtaagatgcCGAAGCGacatatgagatgctgtccctccAACTTCGTCCCCACTATTATCAGACTGCCGAACGGTCTTCCCAATTtatagtagatttaggccattcagcccatcgagtctactccgccattcaatcatggctgatctctgcttcctaatcccattttcctgccttctccccataacacaacacccattctaatcaagaatttgtctatcactgccttaaaaaatatccactgacgtggcctccacagccctccacagattaactaccctctcactaaagaagttcttcctcacctcctttctaaaagagcgccctttaataagAGAACCTTTAATAAGATAGGGTATAGTCCTGATATTACATCTACCTCACTGTGAAACTTGTGCTTTTTAATAGTCTGCACTCTTTAAATGCAATGCTGTAATGCTAGAACtggttctggttaaaggtacagtgctttagttaagggtacagtgggctaaaggtacagtgggctaaaggtacagtgggctaaaggtacagtgggctaaaggtactgtgctttagtaaaggtacagtgggctaaaggtacagcgctttttgtttatataataaaggtgcagtttaaaggtcaagagggagcagctgtttgtgagtcagatacctgctgatttctcccagcagtttctattgtattatactggtatcggatccagggtaaggcgagagaatgacagtcagagcagtgtactgtactggatgtcagatgtgggaggtcatggtgttggatggccctcc
The nucleotide sequence above comes from Amblyraja radiata isolate CabotCenter1 chromosome 41, sAmbRad1.1.pri, whole genome shotgun sequence. Encoded proteins:
- the LOC116967821 gene encoding sphingosine kinase 2-like; amino-acid sequence: MSGSSEALLHGEFGAGAARYALTLTCKELHVQRLSPRPEQEKRLVLPLSHVIGCRLVRPGVAGRRRREPVGTEEGEGDREDGEAHFALYCYLPKKGLVGGTKGRQRLVKSFRADGEGARSRAQRWVTAVRCRLLGVEVPGEAEISLELLPRSRRLLLLVNPFSGRSLAMNYCQEHVLPMIAEANISYNLICTDHQNHAWQLVQEIKLSEWDGIVVVSGDGLLHEVINGLMSRADWKAAMKMPLGIIPAGSGNALAAAVNHNAGFRMSTGVELLVNCVLLLCRGSGRGLATPLDLVSVTTATGRRLFSFLSVAWGFVADVDVESERLRRAGPARFTLGTLGRLATLRRYPGRLSYLPAVPRLRRSGTLSPGPPPSRPPLGRTLSDSGPWGRGHDHSPPPFSAYEGFSFEGASFAEEEEEEDDEVGAEGGEARAVLLNSERENHTRKDPAVVSSNGGSTPEGLSSENSNISASKDPRLGCGGPSVRVSHDLGNADICAQNDPGPVNSEEFPAQEQPRLMVERNSAREGHVQGSTNNLARKAPGSHSPEVNNRVSQDPGLITSEMGIPASGSVGRLSDGDISGPQGPGGGVRIQRPPSALPLPRDDLLPPPGAPLPQDWVTVEGDFVLVLAIYQSHLGAELMTVPSAQFAQGAIHLCYVMAGISRASLLRLFLAMEKGAHFDLRCPHLTYVPATAFRIEPLGGRPGIVTVDGERVEYGTVQGQIHPGLARLVTGFPPSPPASGP